One Oryza sativa Japonica Group chromosome 8, ASM3414082v1 DNA window includes the following coding sequences:
- the LOC4344871 gene encoding uncharacterized protein, whose product MVAGVIDGVGVGRWRAVDVSWQRRGLVVVVVGVLQLVEVEDMLDLKLEVMGRCLVLPPPWSLLLRMEVLLVLYEKVYCLWSLSLCAGCGLGWWWCFVPLASVRDDGVVAGVGDVVVPATELAEALLRPPPSSGSQLVLLLHLLLVRSFPTLCVVPSREQFIRQWLCSSLLQGGWIWGPSPSSFLGSCIHAGWAIRVELMLLRFKGELRGEVWLSPVKLTPKSTAQQQISNLCRLCEGVRRGLPVRQAVCMSKETQGSNRRGFAAAPVDSRLLRCLVSGGCLYS is encoded by the coding sequence ATGGTTGCCGGAGTTATTGATGGCGTTGGCGTTGGTCGATGGCGAGCTGTGGATGTTTCCTGGCAGCGGCGtggtctcgtcgtcgtcgttgttggTGTCTTGCAGCTAGTGGAAGTGGAGGATATGCTGGATTTGAAGCTTGAGGTGATGGGGCGGTGTCTggtcttgccgccgccgtggtcaTTGCTGCTGCGCATGGAGGTGCTGTTGGTGCTCTACGAGAAGGTTTATTGCTTGTGGTCTCTTTCCCTCTGTGCCGGCTGTGGTCTGGGATGGTGGTGGTGCTTTGTGCCTCTTGCTAGTGTCCGGGATGAtggcgtcgtcgccggagtCGGTGATGTCGTTGTCCCTGCCACCGAGCTGGCCGAAGCCCTTCTCcgacctcctccctcctcgggTTCCCAGTTGGTGCTTCTGCTTCACCTTCTGCTAGTCCGCTCTTTCCCAACGTTGTGCGTCGTTCCCTCTAGAGAACAGTTCATTCGTCAATGGTTGTGCTCTTCACTGCTTCAGGGTGGCTGGATCTGGGGTCCTTCTCCCTCTTCGTTTCTGGGCAGTTGTATCCACGCTGGGTGGGCCATTCGGGTTGAGCTCATGCTCCTCAGATTCAAAGGCGAACTCCGTGGTGAAGTTTGGTTAAGTCCGGTGAAGCTTACACCAAAATCTACGGCTCAACAGCAAATCTCCAATTTGTGCAGACTCTGTGAAGGCGTCCGAAGAGGATTACCGGTTCGTCAAGCGGTCTGCATGTCAAAGGAGACCCAAGGTTCTAATCGTCGTGGCTTCGCCGCAGCTCCTGTCGATTCGCGCCTTCTACGCTGCCTAGTTTCAGGAGGTTGTTTGTACTCTTAG
- the LOC4344873 gene encoding putative F-box/LRR-repeat protein 23 isoform X2 — MDPMVQNPAPGLKSLRLISCYDVSNKGFGKAIKKFPLLEELELSLSPNVFGTDVFRTVGKSCPQLKRFRLSQHGFHSFEDSHDDDEALGIATMTQLRSLQIFGNTITNEGLEAILDNCPHLESLDIRHCFNVFMDDTLRAKCARIKALRLPDDSIDDYDLQVFSPVFADSGNSSDDMDDGYMVPGLHCVVFSEENECFDDDINEDELDDEARMMLNGLRALLM; from the exons ATGgatccaatggtccaaaatCC AGCACCAGGTCTGAAGAGCCTTCGCCTCATCTCTTGTTATGATGTCTCTAACAAAGGGTTTGGAAAAGCAATAAAGAAGTTCCCTCTGCTTGAGGAGCTGGAGCTTTCACTCAGTCCAAATGTTTTTGGGACAGATGTGTTCAGGACTGTTGGAAAATCATGTCCACAGCTTAAGCGCTTCAGACTGAGTCAACATGGCTTTCACAGTTTCGAAGACTCGCACGATGATGATGAAGCCCTGGGGATAGCAACTATGACTCAGCTACGCTCCCTTCAGATTTTCGGCAATACCATCACCAATGAAGGATTGGAAGCCATCCTTGACAACTGCCCCCATCTTGAATCCCTCGACATACGCCACTGCTTCAATGTCTTCATGGATGACACCCTGCGAGCGAAGTGCGCCAGAATCAAAGCACTGAGGCTCCCCGATGACTCAATCGATGACTATGACTTGCAGGTTTTCAGCCCTGTTTTTGCAGATTCAGGCAATTCCTCTGATGACATGGATGACGGTTACATGGTTCCCGGCCTTCACTGCGTCGTGTTCTCGGAGGAGAATGAATGCTTTGATGATGATATCAACGAGGACGAGCTGGATGATGAAGCCAGGATGATGCTCAATGGCCTGCGTGCGCTCCTGATGTGA
- the LOC4344872 gene encoding putative F-box/LRR-repeat protein 9, whose amino-acid sequence MPSSSSRRRRRRGRRRKKKEEEARDWADGLPLDAILAIFHKLGHADILMAADQVCATWRRAARDEPALWRRITVRGTEALSARINRGGLACAAVRRSAGQCEAFCGEYAGDDGFLVYLTEQASCLKSLRLISCLGVSNEGIEEATKEFPLLEELELSFCYNVTHEAYAAIGAACPQLKRFRLSKRSFYDSGGIRWKNNDDAGGISKMHGLRSLQLFANNLTNEGLSTILDNCPNLESLDIRHCFNIDMGADSLRAKCSRIKMLRPPDDSTDDYDFDVYTPRRLPISPGFVRYYSVYSDPEYSMYSDEWTSEEFDDDDDDYSGPSRYEEDLDKYDNALPRCMRTFLK is encoded by the exons atgccttcctcctcctctcgccgccgccgccgccgcggccgccgccgcaagaagaaggaggaggaggcgagggacTGGGCCGATGGCCTGCCGCTGGACGCGATCCTGGCCATCTTCCACAAGCTCGGCCACGCCGACATCCTCATGGCCGCCGACCAGGTGTGTGCCACctggcgccgcgccgcgcgggaCGAGCCCGCGCTGTGGCGGCGCATCACCGTGCGCGGGACCGAGGCGCTCTCCGCCAGGATCAACCGCGGCGGCTtggcctgcgccgccgtccgccgcagcGCGGGCCAGTGCGAGGCCTTCTGCGGCGAGtacgccggcgacgatggctTCCTCGTGTACCTCACCGAGCA GGCCTCCTGTTTGAAGAGCCTTCGGCTCATCTCATGCTTGGGTGTCTCAAATGAAGGAATTGAGGAGGCAACAaaggaattccctcttcttgagGAGCTTGAGCTCTCATTCTGCTACAATGTTACTCATGAGGCGTATGCGGCTATCGGCGCGGCATGCCCACAGCTCAAGCGCTTCAGGCTTAGCAAACGATCCTTCTATGATTCAGGAGGTATCCGCTGGAAAAACAACGATGATGCTGGTGGAATTTCAAAGATGCACGGGCTACGCTCCCTGCAGCTCTTCGCCAATAACCTCACAAATGAAGGTCTCTCAACCATCTTGGATAACTGCCCCAACCTGGAGTCTCTTGACATTCGCCATTGCTTCAACATCGACATGGGCGCCGACTCCCTGCGAGCAAAATGTAGCAGGATCAAGATGCTGAGGCCACCTGATGACTCAACTGATGACTATGACTTCGATGTGTACACTCCCAGGAGGCTCCCCATCTCCCCCGGTTTTGTGCGGTATTATTCGGTGTATTCTGATCCGGAATATTCCATGTACTCGGATGAATGGACGTCTGAGGaatttgatgatgatgatgatgattattCCGGTCCTTCCCGCTACGAGGAAGATCTTGACAAGTATGATAACGCGCTTCCCAGGTGCATGAGGACGTTTCTGAAATGA
- the LOC4344874 gene encoding nuclear transcription factor Y subunit A-4 isoform X2 — MKPDGETQLRPTAAGHPDPGLGTSSAEYVASLGPATAPVSYPYISTYYGGTYGAYSGQPLVNAALMAMPPHSVPLVTDAVVEPIYVNARQYHGILRRRQSRAKAESENKANKIRKPYLHESRHLHALKRARGSGGRFLNSKAVEGKQDTKSVDKKDGAVPSEEKRDKKLANSIIKLENSSPTTQPG; from the exons ATGAAGCCAGATGGTGAAACTCAGCTTCGTCCTACAGCTGCTGGACATCCAGATCCTGGTTTGGGCACATCATCTGCAGAATACGTGGCCTCTCTAGGACCAGCTACA GCTCCAGTATCTTATCCATATATCAGTACCTATTATGGAGGCACTTATGGTGCTTATAGTGGACAACCTCTG GTTAACGCTGCTTTAATGGCAATGCCTCCGCATTCTGTGCCCTTGGTGACCGATGCTGTTGTAGAGCCCATATATGTCAATGCAAGGCAGTATCATGGTATATTAAGGCGGCGCCAAtctcgtgcaaaagctgaatcAGAAAATAAGGCCAACAAAATCCGCAAG CCTTACCTACATGAGTCCCGCCATCTGCATGCTTTGAAAAGGGCAAGGGGGTCCGGTGGTCGATTTCTCAACTCTAAGGCTGTGGAGGGGAAGcaagacactaaatctgtagatAAAAAGGATGGAGCTGTGCCATCTGAGGAGAAGAGAGACAAGAAGTTGGCAAATAGCATTATCAAATTGGAGAACTCGAGCCCAACAACACAACCAG GTTGA
- the LOC136351496 gene encoding putative F-box/LRR-repeat protein 23 isoform X1, which yields MASPSRRRRRRRRRQRRRTRTVPLGVFLYHTTLPAARDWAELPVDAILQVFRWLDHVDILMGAGLACQSWRAAARDEPALWRRIDMRGFACLPYWQRHRRDTVRAMAREAVRRSDGRCEEFWSKVGGDDEVLQFLADHAPYLRSIRLVKCDHVSKEGISAIIQSCPLLEALYIDSDCILRRDIDALRDTNKLRETNRALSIQIRSHGEEEEADRAQNGKDEEADTDYGDDEFTGDLSPWSSICFEQDRDDGLDEFLKSEYFLEPHRYLHDVHVNEFDEEQDCRMLDKGDRRYLKAEGWTYVE from the exons ATGGCTTccccgtcgcggcggcggcggcgccggcgccggcgccagagGAGGAGGACCCGGACGGTCCCGCTCGGCGTGTTCCTCTACCACACGAccctgccggcggcgagggactGGGCGGAGCTGCCGGTGGACGCGATCCTCCAGGTGTTCCGCTGGCTCGACCACGTCGACATCCTGATGGGCGCCGGGCTGGCGTGCCAGTCGTGGCGCGCCGCCGCACGCGACGAGCCGGCGCTGTGGCGCCGCATCGACATGCGGGGGTTCGCCTGCCTCCCCTACTGGCAGCGCCACCGGCGCGACACCGTccgcgccatggcgcgcgaGGCGGTGCGCCGCAGCGACGGGCGGTGCGAGGAGTTCTGGAGcaaggtcggcggcgacgacgaagtGCTCCAGTTCCTCGCCGACCA CGCACCATACCTGAGGAGCATTCGCCTCGTCAAATGCGACCATGTAAGCAAGGAAGGAATCTCGGCGATCATCCAGAGCTGCCCTCTCCTGGAGGCCTTGTACATAGACAGCGACTGCATCCTCAGGCGCGACATTGATGCCCTGCGAGACACGAACAAGTTAAG GGAAACCAATAGGGCTCTAAGTATTCAGATACGGTCGCatggcgaggaagaagaagccgaTAGGGCGCAGAATGGCAAGGACGAAGAAGCCGACACTGACTATGGCGATGACGAGTTCACTGGCGATCTTTCTCCGTGGTCCAGCATCTGCTTCGAACAGGACCGCGACGACGGCCTGGATGAGTTCTTGAAGTCGGAGTATTTCCTGGAGCCTCATCGCTACCTCCATGACGTTCATGTGAATGAATTCGATGAGGAGCAGGATTGCAGGATGCTCGACAAGGGTGATCGCAGGTACCTGAAAGCCGAAGGATGGACATATGTAGAGtga
- the LOC136351496 gene encoding putative F-box/LRR-repeat protein 23 isoform X2 — translation MASPSRRRRRRRRRQRRRTRTVPLGVFLYHTTLPAARDWAELPVDAILQVFRWLDHVDILMGAGLACQSWRAAARDEPALWRRIDMRGFACLPYWQRHRRDTVRAMAREAVRRSDGRCEEFWSKVGGDDEVLQFLADHAPYLRSIRLVKCDHVSKEGISAIIQSCPLLEALYIDSDCILRRDIDALRDTNKLRYGRMARKKKPIGRRMARTKKPTLTMAMTSSLAIFLRGPASASNRTATTAWMSS, via the exons ATGGCTTccccgtcgcggcggcggcggcgccggcgccggcgccagagGAGGAGGACCCGGACGGTCCCGCTCGGCGTGTTCCTCTACCACACGAccctgccggcggcgagggactGGGCGGAGCTGCCGGTGGACGCGATCCTCCAGGTGTTCCGCTGGCTCGACCACGTCGACATCCTGATGGGCGCCGGGCTGGCGTGCCAGTCGTGGCGCGCCGCCGCACGCGACGAGCCGGCGCTGTGGCGCCGCATCGACATGCGGGGGTTCGCCTGCCTCCCCTACTGGCAGCGCCACCGGCGCGACACCGTccgcgccatggcgcgcgaGGCGGTGCGCCGCAGCGACGGGCGGTGCGAGGAGTTCTGGAGcaaggtcggcggcgacgacgaagtGCTCCAGTTCCTCGCCGACCA CGCACCATACCTGAGGAGCATTCGCCTCGTCAAATGCGACCATGTAAGCAAGGAAGGAATCTCGGCGATCATCCAGAGCTGCCCTCTCCTGGAGGCCTTGTACATAGACAGCGACTGCATCCTCAGGCGCGACATTGATGCCCTGCGAGACACGAACAAGTTAAG ATACGGTCGCatggcgaggaagaagaagccgaTAGGGCGCAGAATGGCAAGGACGAAGAAGCCGACACTGACTATGGCGATGACGAGTTCACTGGCGATCTTTCTCCGTGGTCCAGCATCTGCTTCGAACAGGACCGCGACGACGGCCTGGATGAGTTCTTGA
- the LOC4344873 gene encoding putative F-box/LRR-repeat protein 23 isoform X1 has translation MRGHANADAKRGVNLHGMAQAAVKRSAGRCEAFWGESAGSDRFLLFLGRAAPGLKSLRLISCYDVSNKGFGKAIKKFPLLEELELSLSPNVFGTDVFRTVGKSCPQLKRFRLSQHGFHSFEDSHDDDEALGIATMTQLRSLQIFGNTITNEGLEAILDNCPHLESLDIRHCFNVFMDDTLRAKCARIKALRLPDDSIDDYDLQVFSPVFADSGNSSDDMDDGYMVPGLHCVVFSEENECFDDDINEDELDDEARMMLNGLRALLM, from the exons ATGCGCGGCCACGCCAACGCCGACGCCAAGCGGGGGGTGAACCTCCACGGGATGGCGCAGGCCGCCGTCAAGCGCAGCGCGGGGCGGTGCGAGGCGTTCTGGGGCGAGTCGGCCGGAAGCGAccgcttcctcctcttcctcggccgcGC AGCACCAGGTCTGAAGAGCCTTCGCCTCATCTCTTGTTATGATGTCTCTAACAAAGGGTTTGGAAAAGCAATAAAGAAGTTCCCTCTGCTTGAGGAGCTGGAGCTTTCACTCAGTCCAAATGTTTTTGGGACAGATGTGTTCAGGACTGTTGGAAAATCATGTCCACAGCTTAAGCGCTTCAGACTGAGTCAACATGGCTTTCACAGTTTCGAAGACTCGCACGATGATGATGAAGCCCTGGGGATAGCAACTATGACTCAGCTACGCTCCCTTCAGATTTTCGGCAATACCATCACCAATGAAGGATTGGAAGCCATCCTTGACAACTGCCCCCATCTTGAATCCCTCGACATACGCCACTGCTTCAATGTCTTCATGGATGACACCCTGCGAGCGAAGTGCGCCAGAATCAAAGCACTGAGGCTCCCCGATGACTCAATCGATGACTATGACTTGCAGGTTTTCAGCCCTGTTTTTGCAGATTCAGGCAATTCCTCTGATGACATGGATGACGGTTACATGGTTCCCGGCCTTCACTGCGTCGTGTTCTCGGAGGAGAATGAATGCTTTGATGATGATATCAACGAGGACGAGCTGGATGATGAAGCCAGGATGATGCTCAATGGCCTGCGTGCGCTCCTGATGTGA
- the LOC4344874 gene encoding nuclear transcription factor Y subunit A-4 isoform X1: MKPDGETQLRPTAAGHPDPGLGTSSAEYVASLGPATAPVSYPYISTYYGGTYGAYSGQPLVNAALMAMPPHSVPLVTDAVVEPIYVNARQYHGILRRRQSRAKAESENKANKIRKPYLHESRHLHALKRARGSGGRFLNSKAVEGKQDTKSVDKKDGAVPSEEKRDKKLANSIIKLENSSPTTQPGADASDVV; the protein is encoded by the exons ATGAAGCCAGATGGTGAAACTCAGCTTCGTCCTACAGCTGCTGGACATCCAGATCCTGGTTTGGGCACATCATCTGCAGAATACGTGGCCTCTCTAGGACCAGCTACA GCTCCAGTATCTTATCCATATATCAGTACCTATTATGGAGGCACTTATGGTGCTTATAGTGGACAACCTCTG GTTAACGCTGCTTTAATGGCAATGCCTCCGCATTCTGTGCCCTTGGTGACCGATGCTGTTGTAGAGCCCATATATGTCAATGCAAGGCAGTATCATGGTATATTAAGGCGGCGCCAAtctcgtgcaaaagctgaatcAGAAAATAAGGCCAACAAAATCCGCAAG CCTTACCTACATGAGTCCCGCCATCTGCATGCTTTGAAAAGGGCAAGGGGGTCCGGTGGTCGATTTCTCAACTCTAAGGCTGTGGAGGGGAAGcaagacactaaatctgtagatAAAAAGGATGGAGCTGTGCCATCTGAGGAGAAGAGAGACAAGAAGTTGGCAAATAGCATTATCAAATTGGAGAACTCGAGCCCAACAACACAACCAGGTGCAGATGCGTCCGATGTTGTATGA